One Nicotiana tomentosiformis chromosome 4, ASM39032v3, whole genome shotgun sequence genomic window carries:
- the LOC138909056 gene encoding structural maintenance of chromosomes protein 1-like has protein sequence MARKPNKNAIPLTVESVLRLRDEDEEEEENDESALAVRMKRTTDASSVVGSMMLHEAPPRTEDIPEKDSGRVPELSDIEDASHRSQRAGDMIEGALEPLRTEENAPGDSFGAAAIEDSPTFPAFTVGVIREAQALGALDLDRPHDEEDPFRDLFTGIEDVAGAGDESDLFHGLRQALNQAAAVHREACSRSQNELHRYEADLQRATDERNSFRLSLGQREEIKDLRAELAKAYRDQTDLSEQVMILLKAYGLDTGTIANISVSQLQQKIEMIGKLREEVDVIKTESLRWKEGIDRFAAEKETARAQLSSSETQLQKMKEKGLVQARRIEELKARLASVLAKAESDVEKAKADADALVAVYRVDTEAAQVQAREATESADTRAHWVAELDKCRSRRETLEEIHARGFDLAEEIKRTKELEADAEALVFDGDDDDDGSKSGSENGGSLIKKRPLLTEKFSS, from the exons atggctcgtaagccgaacaagaatgccattcctttgaccgtggaatctgTTCTgcgcctaagggatgaagatgaagaagaagaagaaaacgatgaGTCCGCGCTGGCGGTCCGAATGAAGAGAACCACCGACGCCTCATCGGTGGTTGGATCGATGATGCttcatgaggctccgcctcgaactgaggatataccggagaaggattcgggtagagtccccgaactatcggatatCGAAGACGCATCTCATCGGAGTCAACGGGCAGGGGATATGATCGAAGGGGCCCTCGAACCCCTTCGAACCGAGGAGAATGCTCCAGGcgattcatttggggcagcagcaatcgaggattcgcctacctttcctGCTTTTACCgtaggggtgattcgggaagcccaagctctgggagccctcgatctagacagacctcacgatgaagaagatccctttcgtgacctgtttaccggcattgaggacgttgccggtgctggtgatgaatcagatctttttcacggattgcggcaggctttgaatcag gcagcggcagttcatcgagaagcatgttctcgatcccaaaatgagctgcatcgatacgaggccgacctacaacgggctactgatgagaggaactcctttagactttccttagggcagagagaagaaataaaagacctccgagctgagctggccaaggcttatcgagatcagaccgatttgtctgagcaggtaatgatacttttgaaagcctatgggcttgataccggaacgatagctaacatttcggtctcacagttgcagcaaaaaatcgagatgatcgggaagcttcgtgaggaggtcgacgtgataaaaacggagtctttgcggtggaaagaaggtatagaccgctttgctgcagagaaagaaactgctcgagcccagttatcatcgtccgaaactcaacttcagaaaatgaaggaaaaaggcctggttcaagcaagaagaatagaggagcttaaggctcggttggcctctgtacttgccaaggccgaatctgatgtcgaaaaggcaaaggccgatgcggatgcactcgtggccgtctatcgggtcgatactgaagctgcccaagtccaagcaagagaggcaaccgagtccgccgatactcgagcacattgggtcgccgaacttgaTAAGTGCCGATCCcgaagggaaaccctcgaggagatccatgctcgtggtttcgatctcgctgaagagataaaaaggaccaaagaactcgaagctgatgctgaagctcttgtttttgatggcgatgatgatgatgatgggagcaagagcggatccgagaacggggggagcctgataaagaagagaccgctcttgaccgagaagtttagttcttag